The Sorex araneus isolate mSorAra2 chromosome 5, mSorAra2.pri, whole genome shotgun sequence genome has a segment encoding these proteins:
- the C5H1orf210 gene encoding type III endosome membrane protein TEMP, producing MSSSPTTSTANDTTAGPSQFPMTSAMSPEAAIGTRAWPVLVGVVLGAVVLSLLIALAAKCHLCRKYRASYQHRQLPRTGKGLRLHLGEDDDDGFIEDNYIQPGMAGMGAGCSRDNLPL from the exons ATGTCTTCCAGCCCCACCACGAGCACAGCTAATGACA ccactgcgGGGCCCTCGCAGTTCCCCATGACCTCAGCCATGTCCCCTGAAGCAGCCATTGGGACCCGGGCATGGCCTGTGCTCGTAGGAGTTGTGTTGGGAGCTGTGGTCCTCTCTCTCCTCATTGCACTCGCTGCCAAATGCCACCTGTGCCGCAAATACCGAGCCAGCTACCAGCACCGCCAGCTGCCCCGGACAGGGAAGGGGCTCCGTTTGCATCTGGGCGAAGATGACGACGACGGCTTCATCGAGGACAATTACATTCAACCCGGGatggcagggatgggggcggggtgcAGCCGGGACAACCTCCCTCTCTGA